From the Anguilla rostrata isolate EN2019 chromosome 12, ASM1855537v3, whole genome shotgun sequence genome, the window CCTAACAATATACATCATCATCAAGCTGggggtgtttgtttttcagggcTGGGAGGGCATAGCTGTTTTTGGCCCATTCTATCGGGAGGGGAGACTTGTTTTTGTATGGCAATCATTTGATTGAAAATCCCTGTGTGAATATGACTTTAGAAAGGGACTCACACAAATATCCAGAAGATTTCTCACAGGGATTCAAAGAAACACAGCATGATCACATGCTGTTTATTGTTTATCCACCGAGCATTCTCCATCTAACATAAGTGGTGCACAGGGCTTATTTTGATTTCTGAGCACAAAATGAACACCTGCCACATATGATTTGGGAATTGTGTGAAACAGTGTGAAGAAAATCAAACAATTTTATTCTGTCATCTCCACAGCCAGCAGAGGTTAACTGATGTTCATGAGACTGACTGACCTATGCAGTTCACACAAGTAAATCTTTCCACTTCTGACCCTAATTATAAACTCAGCATTCATGACTTATGTCAACATGAAACACTCTACAATAGTCCAATTAAAGTGATAATGTGGAATGTGTTATTTGCgacaaaatgtcttttttggggggtatgTACTGGTATGTATTCAACAGGCTGTActgaaaattttttattgtctgATTGTGTATTGCCGCAGATAGCCAATTACACTGGGACGGATCTGGCAGTCGCTGGCTAGCTATCAggcccctgtctctctgccgtGATTTAAACAAATGCGCGCCATTAAAATTTGCCTTATACCCATTTGCATAACCAAAATCAAGTTCCccatgtgaaatatgtttagaCCATAAACCAAATGTAGCCTACCAATGTAATTTATTAAGCTATGGCTGTTAAGCTATTTTAGCATACTCGCGGCTTATTTCTCCATATCGTGATAACATTTTGGCTGTATTGACAGCAAAGTTGTATCATCCGAACCTGCCTAGAGCTGTTGACTATCTGGCACCTGTCTTTCTGCCTTGATCTAAATGGTTTGCACCATTAAAATAAGCCTTTAAAGGCCATTTAAAGAAGCAAAACCAAGTTTCCCTTGTGAAATAATTTTGGGTcatttcaattgaaaaatatcGCAATGTCTGTGTTCGGCTACCAGcaaaatgtgcatgtttctcAAAACTGCATGTAAGGTTGGGTACTGATTTCAACATAGTCTAACCCCGCCTGCAATAAACTACAAGATGATAGCCGAACTATGGGGCTGCAAAATAGGCTTCTATTTACATTGTGGgcatttttctcattatttagGCTTATTAGATAGCCGCACAAGGCTGATCCACGGTTAGCCTGACAGTGGTGGGACTTGCGCGTAGCCTATCAGAACCCCCAAACACGGCCGATGGATTTAGAAAAATCTACAAGGATGTCTGAAAATTGACAGTATTAATTTACACTCGTTTTAAGTTTCCTGCAAAAGGTTAGCTATAGACTAGCATTAAAGTTTGCGGGTAGCCTTATATGCAGACGGTGGTGGTTGGTTGGCTCATTctagttcttatacagttcagtggGTACTGCCCACAGAATGGGAATAACACAAAGATccacaatgcattaaaatgtagcCGACATACAAACTGCTGGGTTATACTCAGCCTTTTCATTACTCGTCTCTGGCCACCAATGCCACTCATTCCGTTAGCAGCCCTCAGGTGATAAAAGGCCACAAAACAAGGAGTCTCCCCATCCCCTGATAACTTATTTCACACTAAACCAGTGGTGCACAAACTGTGGGGGGCGACCAAAGTTTGGGTCGTGGGAGATATCTATTGGTTTGTGCAATCATTATGAGTAATCCTGGATTTATACCAAACACTGCATTCCTGCGGCACTCTAGCCAgaagtaatttattttcaatggaGAGAGGGTGACCCACGTAATTCCTACTGCACTCTGCTAAAATTTCACCAATTGACCAAACTGCTCATAGTAATTGTGCGTGAGGCTCTTGCTTGGATATCAAGTTCTTGTCTAGGCCAGTGGTGCACAAAGTATGGGTCGACCTGCCAAACTTAGATCACATGGGATATCTATTTGGTCATGGTATCATGTCTTAGGTCACAGGATATATCTATTTGGTTGCGGTACTGTGTAGGCTACACCAACACTGCAATTAGGCctgtatggaaaaaaatgttagtatTCAGTAATGTTATTCTGCATTTGTACATATAAATGCTAAATAGACTAAATAAAACTAGCTAAAATCCACTTTTTATTGATTGAATTTATCCAGTTAGTCAGAATTATTAGCACTCATCCAagagaaaaggaacaaaagGAACTAAAATCCTGTCCAATGTTAAGATCATTCATTCAACTTCAGAGTGTGATACATTTCTCAATGCAAAGGCCCCATTTGGGAAATTTTGCAATTTCTATCCCCTTtgtgcaagccccctagtggtcggcatgccaGCGTGCTCCGAtagctaaactcagacattcattgctcctgcaacaaaactatgagtggaaacaacaacctgtgtttttgatttattaGTGCATGATACACTATAACAATACTAGTTTTTAAAGCAGACTTCACACAGAATTTTGGCAGGAAAGTAAAAGTAATATATTATATCGCCTAATTTTCCAGTGTGTGCAATGCTTAAGAGCCTACTTTAAAGTCTGGATAGTTTAAAAATTGCAAGATATTTAACAATGACAAATTCTATTCTGTTACACATCAACAGGAAGCAACCTTCCCAAGTTAGCTGGCTACCTAGGACAATGGCACCTTGGGTGAAAGGGGCAGGAAGAGACACTGCAAGAAGAGAGTGAGCGATTGCTGTCCCTACCTTTTATACctggtggaagggggggggggatcttcaCACCACCGGTGGGTGACAAAGATCTAGAATTCTGCGCAcacagatgatgtcatcagatgcATGTCAATTGTGCTTCATGTTCTTAAAGAGAGTCATTTCCATTTGACTACCTTGAATTCCTTGCCACAGATCCTGCTAGCTGTGACGTAAATAAAATCCAAAGCACTGTTAGCTTGCTGTTAGCAAAGTAATTACTTGGTTTAAAAGCGGCATCAGAATGTATCCCAGTTGTACCTGGCTATTTAAATCACTAACTGTAACATGAATGGTTATGTGATGGCTATGTGTATTTATGagttaatgaatatttaaaccATAAAACTCCAGCCATGGtaaacaaataagcaaacaaaacatttattatctTAAAGGGATAGATCACtggtataaaacattttgtggaaatttaccccattgtatttggtagggtgaatactagcaacatcagaTCTGCCTGGCTTGTCTCTTGCCTAAATCACTACAGTACTAATAACTGTCAatagtgggaaaaaaacatatctgcTTTATGTCAATTaatttgctgtatatttttcccattttttttaaatgtagtattTTCAGTTAATCTTGTTGatgataaatataatttatataatatcTGACAAATTAATGTTTGTTGTCTCATTATGTAATATAGTTCTGAAGCAGGGGAGAGTTGATACTGACAGTAATTATTGCTGCAACAGGATGTCAGGGACGTTTTTGGTTCATGTATCAGTGAGATTACAGCACACTCCTCAGTTCAGTTTTACTGTTGTGTGTGGTTTACTGTTCCTATTTGGTGAGAAGAGGATTCTTCTgaggaacagagaaaaaaatataaaacaaatcatGAAAGTTGGTCGTTTTGTAAATAATGCAAAGCCACCCCTCTGAATGTTTTTCCCCAAGAAGGGAATGCCTCTTCCTGTCCATGAGCTCAGGGGGCAGGACTCCAGGAGGGTATTTAAACATGAGAGAGTGCCACATCCTGTCCTGAAAGCATGGAGGTACTCTGGACTACATTGGTTCTGACACTGGTGGCTGGAGATCTCACCCTGCTGAAAGTAAGGTCAGGGTCTGGGTGCACACTGCAGGGGACTGCCAGGCCTACTTTATTCTCCGAACCTGGGGACTTTGTGATTGGAGGCGTTTTTACCACTCACGACTATGTGATCACCACTGACAACAACTACACCAGCCAACCCAAAGCGCCACAGTGTACGGGGAGGTCAGTGAAGGGAGGAAGAGCATTGTACAATGTGGAAGCCACAATGTTGGGGACAGCGATATTTTCAGAATCTGGAGATGCctaaaaattaatataaacaaaatatgttgtgaaatatattacTTAGATCAATTGCAGAATGTAgattaaatatactgtaaattaaattgcaaaacatttattatgttATGATCTTCACAGGTTTCCACTTCGTCAAAAAAGACATGCCTTTTAAGTTTATTGTTTAATACAtgttgtcattgttttattacgCTGCAAATTATTTACACGgtatgtgtgcatttcatttcattttgtgcaaacaatattttttccatCAGTCTAACCTTCAAGTTAAGGCATTACACATCCTCACAGCAGTCATGTACTCACATATAGGTTAGAGACAATTTTGAAACTTTAGAAATATACATGGACTGTAATTCTAGAagtaaaattaattacaaaatatatagaTGAGTCTGGACTATTTTTATAACCCTAACACCTGCCATAATCTGTTGATTGTCGTGGTGAGCCCATGTACTGCTCCTctctaatttaattttaaatatgaaaccaACCACAATatgtcaaattaaataaaaaaagcatgtttaaaatttttgtcatttcacaCCTTGTTGCATATTCTGTAATGTTTATGTCAATGTTTTTTACTCTTCATTTTGCTGAAAACAGTTTGAATTTCCGGGAACTGCGCTTTGCTAGAACCATGGTTTTTGCCATCAAGGAAATCAACAAAAGTTCAGAGCTCCTGCCAGGTGTAACTCTAGGCTACCAGATCCATGACTGCTGTGCCTCAGTGCCAGTGACCGTGAAGGTGGCGTTCCAGCTGGCTAATGGCATAGAGCCAGTCTTCTTTCCCAACCAGTCCTGCTCAAAGTCTGCCACTGTGCACGCTGTTGTGGGTGAGTCTAGCTCCACTCCTTCCATCGCCATGTCCAGAATTCTCGGACCCTTTGGCATCCCCCTGGTGAGCTCCTCCTGCCCAGTCCCCCATTGCATGTTCcaataaattaactgaaataattgATGTAACTATCGctgcattcaaaaatgtatttggattAAACAAAGAGACAAGCCATTAATATGTAGGATAGTTTGTTAATATCGTGTCTTTATGTATCCACAGacacatggaaaatatttttgaataataagCCAGCTGCTTTTATGGCAACTTGGTCTTactgctgtttctgtgaataGACATCTTTACCATCATTTCCAAATATAGCCACAGTATTTCTTGCTGTCAAGATTCCTCCTTCAGGACACTTTGAATTTGCTGAATGGCTACAGGAATTTGTGCATAGCGCTAATGTATAAACAGAAaagtaggtaggtaggtaggtaggtagacAGATATATTGGTTAACTATTCCTGATTAGAATAAAGTTGTATTCaaagtttaaaatgtgcatCTTTCCATTCATGGAGCTATAGGTGAGCCATTTTGCTACATGTGCCTGTCTTAGTGACAAGCTGCAGCACCCCACCTTCTCCAGGACCATCCCCAGTGACTACTACCAGGCAGCTGCCCTGGCTAGATTAGTCAAGCATTTTGGCTGGACTTGGATCGGAGCGGTGCGGAGCGACTCAGACTACGGGAACAGTGGGATGGCCGCCTTCCTGCAGGCCGCACAGGCAGAGGGCATCTGTGTGGAATACTCAGAGGCGTTCTATAGGACCAGCCCCCGCGCAAAAGTTCGACATGTGGCAGAGGTCATCAGCAGGTCCACAGCCCGCGTCGTTGTGGCATTCGCTGCCACAGGCGACATGCTGGTCTTACTTTCGGAACTGGAAGGCAAGCTGATGGCCCCACTACAGTGGATTGGGAGTGAGGCCTGGGTTACTAACCACAAGATGTTGCGGTTCCGTCTGTTTGCCGGTGCCATCGGCTTTGGCATCCGCCGCTCAGTCATTCCAGGGCTGCGGGACTTCCTGTTGGACCTGGGGCCGGCACAGGTTTCCCACTCGCCAATTCTGACAGAGTTCTGGGAGACCGCATTCGGCTGCAGCCTGGGGGGAAGTCAGACTGCAGCGGGTAGTAAAACATGCGATGGAAAACAGAATCTGCGAGATCTACAGAATCCCTACACAGACACATCTGAGTTACGCATCTCCAACATGGTATACAAGGCTGTGTATGCAATAGCCCATGCCATACACAGCATCATCTGCACAGACGAACCTAACGCTCCACCCCACTGCAACACAAGTATCCAAGTTGAGCCCCGGCAGGTAAACAGTCCATTACACAATCTTTCAACTATAATGGATAAGGACATCAACACACAAAACCTACTACCTAAAAGGCCAAACAAAATATAGCATTCAGTCACTTCAAAAATCCCTTTAAATCTgcagaatacatttattttcatgatgaATCTGAAAGACCTGCTCTTTTTTATGCTGGCCATAAGAACCTGGGAAAGGCACATATCACTGCTGAGACTGTGAGGATTTGGTTATTGGGGAGTGGATGGTTAACATAGAGGTTGAGTGGAAGTTGAGCTGGTTAACGACAGGTGTACTATCAACCCTCTGGCTCCCTCTCATCAGGTCATGGAGCACCTGAGAAAAGTTAACTTCACCAGGAATGGGTACAAAGTCTCCTTTGATGCCCATGGGGATCCAGTGGCTACTTATGAGTTGGTGAACTGGCAGGTGATGAGGGATGGGCACATGGAGTTTGTGACTGTGGGCCACTATGATGCATCTGCTCCAGATGGACAGGTGTTGATGATGGAGAAGAACATTACCTGGGCAGGTGGCCAGCCACAGGtaatttcatattcaaatgtaatttcaatAGACAGATATGTGGGCATGTCCGCGCTGGCTCCATGTCTATTGCTGTCATATTTGTTTGAaggtgcctgtgtcagtgtgcagtgagagctgtccCCCAGGTACTCGgaaggctgtgcagagaggaaggcCTGTCTGCTGCTACGACTGTGTGCCTTGTGCTGAGGGAGAAATCAGCAATGCCACAGgtgcagagaaactgaaataattaactCTATGTAGGACATTATTGTAACGTCTATGTAGCACACTGTACTGCATTTAACATGAGTTAATTCtgaatatgtatattttcataaatacttTGCGGGCTTTTGCATGTTTGTGGACGCACCTGCAGCTCAATGAGCTTTGGCAAGACAATGTTGATGAGTTTAACATCAGTACAAGTGAAGCAGAAAACTAGTCACATGTTTCAATCCCACAACCCGCAGGACCTGTTTTTCATGCCCTGACCTCTTCTGCACAGTCCTGAATAATGAGGTTTTCTCTTTTGTGCAGATTCCTTGGACTGTATCACCTGCCCAGCTGACTACTGGACGAATGCTGAGAAGGATGAATGTGTACCCAAGCCTATTGAGTTCTTGTCTTTCCATGACGTTCTGGGGATTATCCTGGCAGCTTGTTCTGTAACTGGGGCCTGCATGGCCATCACAGTGGCTGCCGTGTtttacagacacagggacactcCCATTGTGAAAGCCAACAATTCAGAGCTGAGtttcctgctgctcttttcattgaaactgtgtttcctttgctctcttaccttcatcggccggccctctgagtggtcctgtatgctgcgccacactgcgtttggaatcacctttgtcctctgcatctcctgtgttctgggaaaaacaatagtggtgttaatggccttcagggctacacttccaggcagtaacgtgatgaagtggtttgggcctctgcagcagagactgagtgttcttgctttcactctcatacaggtccttatttgtgtgctttggttaactatatcccctccttttcccaccaagaacatgaagcactacaaagaaaagatcattctagaatgtgatgtaggatcagcagtggggttctgggCTGTACTGGGTTATATTGGACTCCTCTCCACATTATGctttgttttagcttttctggCTCGTAAGCTGCCTGACAACTTCAATGAAGccaaattcatcacattcagcatgctcatattctgtgcagtctggatcacCTTTATACCAGCGTATGTCAGCTCACCTGGGAAGTTTACTGTAGCTGTGGAGATCTTTGCAATTTTAGCTTCTAGCTTTGGTCTGatcttttgcatttttgtccctAAATGCTTCATAATATTGTTTCGGCCTGAGCAAAATACCAAAAAGCACATGATGGGGAAAATGCCATCAAAATCTCTCTGAAACACATGAAGAAATGTCAGTAATATtgatgcatgtttgtatgtcgTATGTttgttaaattatattatatttcttttaGTGAAAAACATACATATCTGTAAAATGTCTGAGCATGATATTTTTACCACCAACATTTAGTTCGCTGGAGCCCCAGACCTTCAGGGATTTGATACCaccaataaaatattgatgaatCAGAATGCTTGTGTTTTCTGCCTTTTGTATATACTGTGCAGTTTTTCAGTCCTCACTGAAAATGCACCAAAGTAACAAGATTAGAACTTAGTTTCGAAGTTTTAGAAGATTTAGAAGAAGCAACATCTGTCTGCAGAGTGCTGTTGAGGGCAGACAGAATCAGTCTTACTCCTTTGGGAGCTGCAGAGGGGCGCAGGAGGTGTTGCTGAAGTTTGCTGCCAGCCTAACAATATACATCATCATCAAGCTGggggtgtttgtttttcagggcTGGGAGGGCATAGCTGTTTTTGGCCCATTCTATCGGGAGGGGAGACTTGTTTTTGTATGGCAATCATTTGATTGAAAATCCCTCTGTGAATATGATTTTAGAAAGGGACTCCCACAGATATACAGCAGATTTCTCACTGGGATTCAAACAAATACAGCATGATCAGATGCTGTTTATTGTTTATCCACCGAGCATTCTCCATCTAACATAAGTGGTGCACAGGGCTTATTTTGATTCCTGAGCATAAAATTAACACCTGCCACATATGATTGGTTTGGGAAtagtgtgaaagtgtgaataaaatcaaacaattttATACTGTCATCTCCACAGCCAGCAGAGGTTAACTGAGGTTCATGGGACTGACTGACCTATACAGTTCACACATATAgaggcctattaaataaatatagaatcttacaaacctatccacacaTACGTTTACCCCATTCATGCACagtatgcttgtacacacagggccaagttacttgaatttaggaaacactgggtagtattgctttggaatacagatTGTTTAGCTaaaattttgatatcaatacttttaatggcaggcctagatttgaatgaatggCTTATAGACattgctttgtatgtgtgaggtATTTTTGTATGCTGAAAACGTGCTTTTCATAAAATATCTTGTCTTTTTGTACTCTGTTATGAGTTGgtgataatagtaattcatataaatgtaggctgagagacatgcatacacatgcatgcaaacacacattctagctgaaagaaacatGTATTCAAGAATTTTTGCTTTACCctgaatgagaaataaatgaaaatgtatttcatattttcaaatggaaGCATTTTCAAAGGGCTATTGTAAACGACAAACCTACTAATTGTTTATATGTCAGAAGAGGTTATATAGAGTTAGGTAACATAATGTAGAAGTGTGGCATTGTAGTGTATAGCGGCAGAGCGGTGTATTTGACATTGTAACTTTTTAAGGAAATGGATATACATGCTgtgaagaagtcattatcttgcacCAGTTTCTATATGACCGGTAACGTTACCTACTGGACCGAAGTGCAATGCTGATTATTGAGTTTAATTTGACAGCCGTCTCTACTGTTATACAGTCAGTCTGTCGTCTTGTTAGaaaggtagctaacgttaaacttgTCAAAATGCCGAAAGTGGAGCTGTGTAACGTGTGGGTAAATTTCATTTGCTGTTGTATGAATACAGATATATAATTGACTTTCCCACAAAGATCTTCTGTACAGTTATACAGTC encodes:
- the LOC135236055 gene encoding extracellular calcium-sensing receptor-like, whose product is MVFAIKEINKSSELLPGVTLGYQIHDCCASVPVTVKVAFQLANGIEPVFFPNQSCSKSATVHAVVGESSSTPSIAMSRILGPFGIPLVSHFATCACLSDKLQHPTFSRTIPSDYYQAAALARLVKHFGWTWIGAVRSDSDYGNSGMAAFLQAAQAEGICVEYSEAFYRTSPRAKVRHVAEVISRSTARVVVAFAATGDMLVLLSELEGKLMAPLQWIGSEAWVTNHKMLRFRLFAGAIGFGIRRSVIPGLRDFLLDLGPAQVSHSPILTEFWETAFGCSLGGSQTAAGSKTCDGKQNLRDLQNPYTDTSELRISNMVYKAVYAIAHAIHSIICTDEPNAPPHCNTSIQVEPRQVMEHLRKVNFTRNGYKVSFDAHGDPVATYELVNWQVMRDGHMEFVTVGHYDASAPDGQVLMMEKNITWAGGQPQVPVSVCSESCPPGTRKAVQRGRPVCCYDCVPCAEGEISNATDSLDCITCPADYWTNAEKDECVPKPIEFLSFHDVLGIILAACSVTGACMAITVAAVFYRHRDTPIVKANNSELSFLLLFSLKLCFLCSLTFIGRPSEWSCMLRHTAFGITFVLCISCVLGKTIVVLMAFRATLPGSNVMKWFGPLQQRLSVLAFTLIQVLICVLWLTISPPFPTKNMKHYKEKIILECDVGSAVGFWAVLGYIGLLSTLCFVLAFLARKLPDNFNEAKFITFSMLIFCAVWITFIPAYVSSPGKFTVAVEIFAILASSFGLIFCIFVPKCFIILFRPEQNTKKHMMGKMPSKSL